The proteins below are encoded in one region of Takifugu rubripes chromosome 1, fTakRub1.2, whole genome shotgun sequence:
- the LOC101073197 gene encoding ankyrin-3-like isoform X24: MAQAASQLKKRAAEDLNAAEDKEKEKKKNRRRAARELKKKTDVNACYLRSARAGNLEKTLDYLKNGVDINICNQNGLNALHLASKEGHVEVVAELIKLGANVDAATKQKGNTALHIASLAGQTDVVKKLVTHHANVNAQSQNGFTPLYMAAQENHLEVVQFLLDNSSSQSIATEDGFTPLAVALQQGHEQVVSLLLENDTKGKVRLPALHIAARKDDTKAAALLLQSDHNANVESKMMVNRTTESGFTPLHIAAHYGNINVATLLLNRGASVDFKARNDITPLHVASKRGNSNMVRLLLERGAKIDARTKDGLTPLHCGARSGHEQVVDMLLNRGAPILSKTKNGLSPLHMATQGDHLNCVQLLLHHDVPVDDVTNDYLTALHVAAHCGHYKVAKVIVDKKANPNAKALNGFTPLHIACKKNRVKVMELLLKHGASIQAVTESGLTPIHVAAFMGHDNIVHQLISHGASPNTSNVRGETALHMAARAGQSNVVRYLIQNGARVDARAKDDQTPLHISSRLGKQDIVQQLLANGACPDATTSSGYTPLHLAAREGHRDVAATLLDNGANLSIITKKGFTPLHVAAKYGNMEVANLLLQKDASPDAAGKSGLTPLHVAAHYDNQKVALLLLNQGASPHAAAKNGYTPLHIAAKKNQMEITTTLLEYGAPTDTVTRQGITPLHLAAQEGNVDVVTLLLARDAPVNVGNKSGLTPLHLAAQEDKVNVAEILVNHGATLDPETKLGYTPLHVACHYGNVKMVNFLLKNQAKVNARTKNGYTPLHQAAQQGHTHIINLLLHHGAPANELTNNGNSALSIARRLGYISVVDTLKVVSEETLTTQTVMEKHKMNVPETMNEVLDMSDDEELDVENICISYTCDDAMTGDTDKYLAPQDLRELGDDSLPQEGYVGFSVGARSQSLRSFSSDRSNTLNRSSFTRDSMMIEEILAPSKDTMLSKERSFIVEQHHKLLAAAKNDNDSLRRYSWTPDALDNVNLVSSPIHSGFLVSFMVDARGGSMRGSRHNGMRIIIPPRKCTAPTRITCRLAKRHKLATPPPMVEGEGLASRLVEVGPAGAQFLGPVIVEIPHFGSMRGQERELIILRSENGESWKEHLYDCKTDDLVQLLAGMDEELDSPGELERKRICRIITKDFPQYFAVVSRIRQETNQMGPEGGTLCSRSVPLVQASFPEGALTKKIKVGLQAQPVPDDTVKKILGNRATFSPIVTVEPRRRKFHKPITMTIPVPPLSGEGLTNGYKGDSTPCLRLLCSITGGTSPAQWEDITGTTPLTFVNDCVSFTTNVSARFWLADCHQIPETVGLAAQLYRELICVPYMAKFVVFAKMNDPVESRLRCFCMTDDKVDKTLEQQENFEEVARSKDIEVLEGRPIYVDCYGNLSPLTKTGQQLVLNFYAFKENRLPFCVKVRDPSQEPCGRLTFLKECKPPKGLPQTAVCNLNITLPSVRKEMESDAEDETEKPERRHTFASLALRKRYSYLAEPALKTAVERSTAARTLPAGYPHKPVFPTRPYPPWSTAPITVPVQTRPLVGMGPSFITADSQAGSPAASPLKTPWNLSSTSPIKAPHGTPSPAPTLASPVKSVSDAASSSPTRSYRTTPSPIKTVAQLSQYPVQGSASFASTDPASIKSLASSYMTPPLRSVPNGSVPSALVTAPASTKPTYNVYPSNLTFKTALGAADSAMLSSLRSGSSLSCLKTSADSTLSSKAGKSTPSSLSSTGQTTVASSNLMTGSGSPVRYPSSSSTPSSPSFRQLSERSSSLQERIQATTQAATSSVSAALNEAIDSHSVSGYGTLKSLSSPRRSVMSSSTYGSVRTAPATTTLSVSSSAMTVPVYSFVNVIPETPVKPGPGSLKVVLPDSPRALSSSSLPLSSCLTASKINSQLKSPPFITPPVVHPAATSSQEILKDVADMKEDLIRMTAILQTDTQTAAKTVQTSNTGTPKEAKLEDEEPFALVERVKEDLVKVSEILHKNIMNDSKDIVSEDEWEEFSRDEIEEARRSVVSDYYHPLDESTVLLKHQSSKDLDLAQVVDFLTNDIGASSLSRMAELRSKYAEETKKEGEEKLKRVLKPSMSIQEHKLKMPPPASGMIRSPSEKDLSRFTESYQGTDVILESPEDLSHEQDKSPLSDSGFETRSEKTPSAPQSAESTGPKPLFTESPIPPCVTETRTEVVHIRSFEPSDEACKPVPAMEAASAIASTEPDAAQMGTTKAVQMKLPEEDSMMNKSVCLKEETHITTTTRMVYHKPQLSDGAEMIEEGMSVRDLMKAFQSGRDPSKELAGLFEHKSNQDSVKGDELTPRFLDRDIKSKPKVERIIEVHIEKGHSTAEPTEVIIRETKKHPELYVYKGDHGIKELTGYDEGQQEEEELTAEEILPSFLESRVNTPVSQEEDSRPSSAQLIADDSYKALKLLSQHSIEYCDDELSEIRGESYNFAEKMLLSEKLDTSLSHSDLDDADKKHHLYSGQSGAEFQQQGSPKREFASKSSKDGSPKAGKFLQRDEPSQFDKVTVLHYSTEQGSPKHAVWMRFTEDKQDRSRDKLLYEDRVDQTVKEAEEKLCEVSQFFRDKTEKLNDELQSPEKKPLRREVQEPRSWPSSACSSPEKTVQKPKTGNEVIGKSKLKEPSIVKVFGSTGTPEKKSSSLPSSPQRGISVRASEDTIKKESKISESERSTSKVSAVRMKFESAAQKQSPSSPIKIPPPVQPKPSIKKLQESKLPVYQHSPAGKVSKVSETAEKMSPTKDACPLTDGGKPSSKIAKLAEDKLSKKNVPLESLRINLTEVHRVVSKDKNIHPNQNTTLPQEKDAGKNNWVTKRETTTKGPVAEVPQKDPELINTNLRKKPESQIPVKSSSTLETDLTTKQTITKSQIPTIARSKTQKSVETPVDTDKTDKTFEILDNAPRDSNFNNLPSPREALEKVLTPPTTGTKENFKGIKTLPVYVSVQVGRQAEREAKGSLYTVKQTTNSTLSPISPDDDTMEQVSFIDSSGKSPVTPETPSSEEVSYDLTSRTPDGFMGFVPGKPSPIMEVCEESEEDEDKVVLSFREKTPEPVVPPTQADLANANREEPKTIDNQPNINQLEKNPDGSYDEGLDQVQREVSKDKGIAYIEFPPPPPLDSSEISDAERKGSCGSSETETEMMEVNLQEEHDKHLLTEPIIRIQPPTPVLPSADESQSNEDESDRDDDESIFQPIPSKKFFSKAPGEDEGEKKMEKEKTAKIKKPDKNGNNNGDGTNGSNGEAEDYECEQNGNDQSITDCSIATTAEFSHDTDATEIDSLDGYELQDEDDGLCEEADLQLFGLPNSRRDVWATDTFRSADHSFPPTKLEVIEEEKSPEECQTDPFNNEVPSNGEKADGVSPGEVKGQDQKPSGKEGFSDTYFSYKLGEDFNSPFKTVATKGLDFDPWPSKGGEEVVHVGGPQGGEGEPKPFGLAVDDQSQATTPDTTPARTPTDDSTPTSEPNPFPFHEGKMFEMTRSGAIDMSKRDMVEERLQFFQIGPQSPCERTDLRMAIVADHLGLSWTELARELDFSVEEINFIRVENPNSLTAQSFMLLKKWVHRDGKNATTDALTAVLTKINRLDIVTLLEGPIFDYGNISGTRCFADDNAVFPDQSDGYQNLDLELKTPTDLKYEPPTPLRSDDFFSDGDNSTDARSQTALTRPSDLSITQTSKELLGVASGAPIIQAEDTALGGEAREEAARLAACERPDNDRRAAEKFRKGADERAEGVEEGGASGSRHGNGLEEEEEEEMTQERLQSLLEDLKLEGGLDDVEMTEEGVRAILEQVRQAEKDVCSVPGWRSETSSLAQATGPSQPPAEEGSPQSLAASLETSTRDEGRGEEAKKGPGSAGPSRRPEERGDRPQPRAQPGENGSKKQGKKSQS, from the exons ATGGCGCAAGCCGCCTcgcagctgaagaagagagcagcCGAGGACCTCAACGCAGcagaggacaaggagaaggagaagaagaagaataggAGGCGTGCAGCACGGGAGCTGAAGAAAAAG ACGGATGTCAACGCTTGTTACCTGCGTTCCGCCCGGGCCGGGAACCTGGAGAAGACCTTGGACTACCTGAAGAACGGCGTGGACATCAACATCTGCAACCAG AATGGTCTGAACGCGCTTCATCTGGCCTCCAAAGAGGGTCATGTGGAAGTGGTGGCGGAGCTCATCAAGCTGGGCGCCAACGTGGACGCCGCcaccaag CAGAAAGGGAACACAGCCCTCCACATAGCGTCGCTCGCCGGACAGACGGACGTGGTCAAGAAGCTCGTCACCCACCACGCCAACGTCAACGCACAGTCTCAG aatggATTCACGCCGCTCTACATGGCGGCGCAGGAGAACCACCTGGAGGTGGTCCAGTTCCTGCTGGACAACAGCTCCAGTCAGAGCATCGCCACCGAG gacggGTTCACCCCTCTGGCGGTGGCGCTGCAGCAGGGCCACGAGCAGGTGGTCTCCCTCCTGCTGGAGAACGACACCAAGGGGAAGGTCCGCCTCCCCGCCCTGCACATCGCCGCGCGCAAGGACGACACCAAGgccgcggcgctgctgctgcagagcgacCACAACGCTAACGTGGAGTCCAAG ATGATGGTGAATAGAACAACAGAG AGCGGTTTCACGCCTCTGCACATCGCCGCTCACTACGGGAACATCAACGTAGCCACGCTGCTGCTCAACAGGGGGGCTTCTGTGGACTTCAAGGCCAGA aaTGACATCACGCCGCTGCACGTAGCGTCTAAACGTGGGAACAGCAACATGgtgcggctgctgctggagagaggaGCCAAAATAGACGCAAGGActaag GATGGTTTGACTCCTCTTCACTGTGGGGCGAGGAGCGGCCACGAGCAAGTGGTGGATATGCTCCTGAACAGAGGAGCTCCAATTCTGTCCAAGACCAAG aaCGGGCTGTCCCCGCTCCACATGGCCACGCAAGGCGACCATCTGAACtgcgtccagctgctgctgcaccacgaCGTGCCCGTGGACGACGTGACCAATGACTACCTGACGGCGTTGCACGTGGCTGCCCACTGCGGCCACTACAAGGTGGCCAAGGTCATCGTGGACAAGAAGGCGAATCCCAATGCGAAAGCACTG AATGGTTTCACTCCTCTGCACATCGCCTGCAAGAAGAACAGGGTCAaggtgatggagctgctgctgaagcatgGAGCGTCCATACAAGCCgtcacagag TCCGGCCTCACCCCGATTCACGTCGCCGCCTTCATGGGACACGACAACATCGTGCACCAGCTCATCAGTCACGGCGCGTCGCCGAACACCAGTAATGTG agaggagagacggCGCTCCACATGGCGGCGAGGGCGGGACAGTCAAACGTGGTCCGCTATCTGATCCAGAACGGCGCTCGGGTGGACGCCAGGGCCAAG GACGACCAGACCCCGCTGCACATCTCCAGCCGTCTGGGCAAACAGGACATCGTCCAACAGCTGCTGGCCAACGGAGCGTGTCCCGACGCCACCACCAGCTCTGGCTACACGCCGCTACACCTGGCAGCCAGGGAGGGACACCGAGACGTGGCGGCGACGCTCCTGGACAACGGCGCCAACCTGAGCATCATTACCAAG AAGGGTTTCACCCCCCTGCATGTGGCCGCCAAGTACGGGAACATGGAGGTGgccaacctgctgctgcagaaggacgCCTCCCCCGACGCCGCCGGGAAG agtgGACTAACTCCACTGCATGTAGCGGCGCACTACGATAACCAGAAGGTGGCGCTGCTCTTGCTCAACCAGGGGGCGTCGCCGCACGCGGCCGCAAAG aaCGGCTACACGCCGCTCCACATCGCCGCCAAGAAGAACCAGATGGAGATAACCACCACGCTGCTGGAGTACGGCGCCCCCACCGACACCGTCACGCGCCAGGGAATCACGCCGCTGCACCTGGCGGCGCAGGAAGGCAACGTGGACGTGGTGACCCTGCTCCTGGCGCGAGACGCTCCCGTCAACGTGGGCAATAAG TCGGGGCTGACTCCGCTCCACCTGGCTGCCCAGGAGGATAAAGTGAACGTCGCTGAGATCTTGGTCAACCACGGAGCGACGCTGGACCCCGAGACCAAG CTGGGATACACTCCCCTGCACGTGGCCTGTCACTACGGCAACGTGAAAATGGTTAATTTCCTGCTGAAGAATCAAGCAAAGGTCAACGCGAGGACAAAG aacggTTACACCCCCCTCCATCAGGCCGCCCAGCagggccacacacacatcatcaacctgctgctgcaccacggAGCACCGGCCAACGAGCTCACCAAC AACGGGAACAGCGCTCTGTCCATCGCCAGGAGGCTCGGCTACATCTCCGTGGTCGACACCCTCAAAGTGGTCTCCGAGGAAACGCTGACCACTCAG ACGGTGATGGAGAAGCACAAGATGAACGTTCCGGAGACGATGAACGAGGTGCTGGACATGTCGGACGACGAAG AGTTGGATGTTGAAAACATCTGCATCAGCTACACCT GTGACGATGCAATGACCGGAGACACGGACAAGTATTTGGCCCCCCAGGACCTGCGGGAGCTGGGGGACGACTCGCTACCCCAGGAAGGCTACGTGGGCTTCAGCGTCGGCGCCCGGTCGCAGAG CCTGCGTTCCTTCAGTTCTGATAGGTCCAACACGCTGAACCGGAGCTCCTTCACGCGGGACAGCATGATGATCGAGGAGATCCTGGCGCCCAGCAAAGACACG ATGCTCTCGAAGGAACGCTCTTTCATTGTAGAGCAGCACCACAAG CTTCTGGCGGCGGCTAAGAACGACAACGACTCTCTGCGGAGGTACAGCTGGACTCCGGACGCGCTGGATAACGTCAACCTGGTGTCGTCGCCCATCCACTCCGG GTTCCTGGTCAGCTTCATGGTGGACGCCAGGGGCGGCTCCATGAGAGGAAGTCGTCACAACGGCATGCGCATCATCATCCCGCCCAGGAAGTGCACGGCGCCCACCAGGATCACCTGTCGGCTGGcgaagagacacaaactggcgACGCCCCCTCCGATGGTGGAAGGAGAAGGGCTGGCCAGCCGCCTGGTGGAGGTCGGTCCGGCTGGAGCTCAGTTCCTGGG GCCTGTGATCGTGGAGATCCCTCACTTTGGCTCCATGCGAGGTCAAGAGCGAGAGCTGATTATACTCCGCAGCGAAAACGGCGAATCCTGGAAGGAGCACCTTTACGACTGCAAGACGGACGACCTCGTCCAGCTGCTCGCCGGGATGGACGAAG AACTGGACAGTCCTggggagctggagaggaagaggatctGCCGCATCATCACCAAGGATTTCCCACAATACTTTGCAGTGGTGTCACGAATCCGGCAGGAGACCAACCAAATGGGGCCGGAGGGCGGGACCCTTTGCAGTCGGAGCGTCCCGTTGGTTCAGGCTTCCTTTCCTGAGGGGGCGTTAACCAAGAAGATCAAAGTGGGACTGCAG GCGCAACCGGTCCCCGACGACACGGTGAAGAAAATCCTGGGCAACCGCGCGACCTTCAGCCCCATTGTTACCGTGGAGCCCAGAAGAAGGAAGTTCCACAAGCCCATCACCATGACGATCCCAGTCCCGCCTCTCTCAGGGGAGGGGCTTACCAATGGTTATAAAGGAGACAGCACTCCGTGTCTCCGCCTGCTCTGCAGCATCACAG GTGGAACGTCTCCAGCTCAGTGGGAGGACATCACCGGCACCACCCCCCTCACCTTTGTCAACGACTGCGTCTCCTTCACCACCAACGTTTCTGCCAG GTTCTGGTTAGCCGACTGCCACCAGATCCCGGAGACAGTGGGTTTGGCCGCGCAGCTCTACAGGGAGCTGATCTGCGTGCCGTACATGGCCAAGTTCGTGGTGTTCGCCAAGATGAACGACCCCGTGGAGTCCAGGCTCAGGTGCTTCTGTATGACGGACGATAAGGTGGACAAGaccctggagcagcaggagaacttCGAGGAAGTGGCCAGGAGCAAAGACATAGAG GTTCTGGAGGGAAGACCCATCTATGTGGACTGCTACGGAAACCTGAGTCCTCTGACTAAAACTGGTCAGCAGTTGGTTCTGAACTTCTACGCCTTCAAGGAGAACCGGCTGCCCTTCTGCGTCAAG GTGAGAGATCCCAGCCAGGAACCCTGCGGCCGGCTTACGTTCCTCAAAGAGTGTAAGCCCCCCAAAGGCCTCCCCCAGACCGCCGTCTGCAACCTGAACATCACGCTTCCCTCCGTGAGGAAG GAAATGGAGTCCGATGCCGAGGACGAG ACTGAAAAGCCAGAGCGACGTCATACCTTTGCATCCCTAGCCTTACGTAAGCGCTACAGCTATCTGGCCGAGCCTGCACTGA AAACAGCAGTTGAGCGGAGCACAGCAGCAAGAACACTGCCTGCTGGTTACCCTCACAAACCTGTCTTTCCAACCAGACCTTACCCACCATGGTCGACTGCTCCTATTACCGTCCCTGTCCAAACAAGGCCCCTCGTCGGAATGGGCCCCTCCTTCATCACTGCCGATTCACAGGCAGGCtcaccagctgcttctccatTGAAAACTCCCTGGAACCTTTCCTCCACATCACCTATCAAAGCCCCACATGGAACTCCATCACCAGCACCTACTTTGGCATCTCCAGTTAAATCGGTTAGCGACGCTGCGTCTTCCTCCCCCACCAGATCGTACAGAACGACGCCTTCCCCCATCAAAACAGTTGCCCAGCTCAGTCAGTACCCTGTCCAAGGGTCCGCCAGCTTTGCTTCCACAGACCCCGCATCTATAAAGAGCCTTGCTTCTTCATACATGACGCCTCCACTTCGTTCAGTACCCAATGGTTCTGTACCATCAGCTCTGGTTACCGCTCCAGCTTCAACAAAGCCAACTTACAACGTGTACCCTTCTAACCTGACTTTTAAAACTGCCCTCGGAGCAGCAGATTCAGCCATGCTCTCATCTCTCAGAAGCGGCTCCAGCTTGTCCTGTCTGAAAACCTCTGCAGATTCAACGCTCTCCTCCAAAGCAGGCAAATCCACACCCTCGTCCCTCTCCTCAACCGGACAGACAACCGTGGCATCCTCCAATCTGATGACCGGATCGGGGTCGCCGGTTAGATACccgtcgtcctcctccacgcCGTCCTCTCCGTCTTTTCGCCAGCTGTCAGAGAGAAGTAGCAGCCTGCAGGAAAGGATCCAGGCCACCACCCAGGCAGCGACCTCCAGTGTCAGTGCAGCTCTAAATGAAGCCATAGACTCGCATTCCGTGTCGGGTTATGGCACACTCAAATCACTGTCGTCCCCGCGCCGGTCTGTAATGTCAAGCTCGACCTACGGGTCTGTCAGAACTGCTCCCGCAACCACAACCTTGTCGGTTTCATCTAGCGCCATGACTGTACCGGTGTATTCCTTCGTCAACGTCATTCCAGAGACTCCTGTCAAACCAGGGCCAGGGTCTCTCAAAGTGGTACTGCCCGATTCTCCTCGTGCCTTGTCTTCGTCTTCACTGCCTTTGTCTTCCTGCCTCACAGCATCAAAGATAAATTCCCAGTTGAAATCTCCCCCATTTATCACACCACCCGTCGTTCACCCAGCTGCAACCTCCAGTCAGGAGATACTTAAAGATGTTGCAGATATGAAAGAAGACCTGATCAGAATGACCGCTATCCTTCAGACAGATACACAGACGGCAGCTAAAACTGTCCAAACGTCAAACACTGGCACCCCTAAAGAGGCCAAGTTAGAGGACGAAGAGCCTTTTGCTCTAGTGGAGAGGGTGAAAGAAGATTTAGTGAAAGTCAGTGAGATTTTACATAAAAATATCATGAATGACAGTAAGGACATAGTGTCAGAGGATGAGTGGGAAGAGTTTTCCAGGGATGAGATTGAGGAGGCACGAAGGAGTGTCGTCTCGGACTATTACCACCCACTCGACGAGAGCACCGTCCTGCTCAAACACCAGTCGAGCAAAGACTTGGATCTGGCTCAAGTCGTGGACTTTTTAACAAATGACATTGGTGCGAGTTCTCTCTCCAGAATGGCAGAGTTAAGATCCAAGTATGCGGAAGAGACCAAAaaagaaggggaggagaagctgaaaagaGTTTTAAAACCATCTATGTCAATACAAGAGCATAAACTCAAAATGCCCCCGCCTGCATCGGGCATGATCAGGTCTCCATCAGAGAAGGATCTCAGTAGATTCACTGAGTCATATCAGGGGACAGATGTTATTTTGGAATCACCTGAGGACCTCTCTCATGAGCAAGAtaagagtcccctgtcagacaGTGGCTTCGAGACCAGGAGCGAAAAGACACCCTCAGCTCCTCAGAGTGCCGAGAGCACGGGACCTAAGCCTTTATTCACTGAGTCTCCTATCCCACCCTGCGTTACTGAGACCAGGACCGAAGTGGTCCACATTAGGAGCTTTGAGCCGTCGGATGAGGCTTGCAAGCCTGTACCTGCAATGGAGGCTGCATCTGCTATTGCGTCCACAGAGCCAGATGCAGCCCAAATGGGCACCACTAAAGCCGTACAGATGAAATTACCAGAGGAAGACTCCATGATGAACAAAAGCGTGTGTCTCAAAGAGGAAACTCACATAACTACTACAACCCGGATGGTCTATCACAAGCCACAGCTGAGTGATGGTGCAGAGATGATAGAGGAAGGTATGTCAGTTAGGGACCTCATGAAAGCCTTCCAGTCGGGTCGGGACCCATCTAAGGAACTGGCAGGCCTTTTTGAGCACAAATCAAACCAGGATTCTGTCAAAGGGGATGAGCTGACACCTAGATTTCTTGACAGAGATATTAAATCCAAACCAAAGGTTGAAAGGATAATTGAGGTTCACATTGAAAAGGGCCACAGCACAGCAGAGCCAACTGAGGTCATCATCAGGGAAACCAAAAAACATCCAGAGCTTTACGTCTATAAAGGTGACCACGGAATTAAGGAACTTACTGGTTATGATGAGggccagcaggaggaggaggagctcactGCAGAAGAAATTCTGCCTTCTTTCCTAGAATCCCGTGTCAACACCCCGGTAtcacaggaggaggacagtCGCCCGAGTTCTGCCCAACTAATAGCAGATGATTCATACAAAGCCCTGAAACTGCTCAGTCAGCACTCTATAGAATATTGTGATGATGAGCTATCAGAAATCAGAGGGGAGTCGTACAATTTTGCAGAGAAAATGCTCCTCTCGGAGAAACTCGATACGTCATTATCACACTCTGATTTAGATGATGCTGACAAAAAGCACCACCTGTATTCTGGTCAGAGTGGCGCCGAGTTTCAGCAGCAAGGAAGCCCCAAAAGAGAATTTGCTTCCAAGTCCTCAAAAGACGGCTCCCCTAAGGCTGGCAAATTCCTGCAGAGGGATGAGCCGTCTCAGTTTGATAAAGTTACTGTCCTTCATTACTCCACAGAGCAGGGAAGTCCCAAACATGCCGTCTGGATGAGATTTACAGAGGATAAACAAGACAGAAGCAGGGATAAGCTGCTATATGAGGACAGGGTAGACCAAACTGTAAAGGAAGCCGAGGAAAAGCTCTGTGAGGTGTCTCAGTTCTTTAGAGACAAAACGGAAAAACTGAACGATGAGCTGCAGTCCCcagaaaaaaagcctttgaGAAGAGAGGTGCAGGAACCTAGGTCCTGGCCGAGCTCGGCGTGCAGTAGTCCCGAGAAAACGGTGCAGAAACCTAAAACGGGCAATGAGGTCATTGGTAAAAGTAAGCTCAAGGAGCCTTCCATTGTTAAAGTATTTGGAAGTACTGGCACGCCTGAAAAGAAAAGTTCCAGTTTACCAAGCAGTCCCCAGAGAGGCATTTCTGTCCGTGCCAGTGAGGATACCATCAAAAAAGAGAGTAAAATCAGTGAGTCTGAGCGCTCAACATCCAAAGTCAGTGCAGTGAGAATGAAGTTTGAATCTGCAGCTCAAAAACAAAGTCCATCTAGTCCAATAAAAATTCCTCCTCCAGTGCAACCAAAACCTTCAATAAAAAAATTACAGGAGAGCAAACTCCCCGTTTATCAGCATTCACCAGCAGGGAAAGTATCCAAAGTGTCTGAAACGGCAGAAAAAATGAGCCCAACGAAGGACGCGTGTCCTCTCACGGATGGCGGCAAGCCGTCATCAAAAATCGCCAAACTTGCTGAAGACAAACTTTCAAAAAAGAATGTTCCATTAGAGTCACTGCGAATTAATCTAACGGAGGTGCACAGAGTGGTCTCTAAAGATAAGAATATTCACCCCAATCAGAATACAACTCTGCCACAAGAGAAAGATGCTGGAAAGAACAACTGGGTCACAAAACGTGAGACTACTACCAAAGGCCCTGTAGCCGAGGTGCCCCAGAAAGACCCGGAACTGATAAACACAAACCTTAGAAAAAAGCCAGAATCCCAAATTCCGGTAAAATCGTCTTCCACTTTAGAGACTGACCTCAcaacaaaacagacaataacTAAATCGCAAATACCTACAATAGCCAGGAGCAAAACCCAGAAAAGTGTAGAGACGCCAGTGGATACAGACAAAACTGACAAAACATTTGAGATTCTAGATAACGCCCCCAGAGATTCCAACTTCAACAACCTACCCAGCCCCAGAGAGGCGCTAGAAAAAGTCCTAACTCCTCCGACCACTGGAACAAAAGAGAATTTCAAGGGTATCAAAACATTACCGGTATATGTTAGTGTCCAGGTGGGACGGCAGGCAGAACGAGAGGCAAAAGGGTCCCTTTACACAGTAAAGCAGACCACAAACTCCACACTTAGCCCCATTAGCCCGGATGATGACACAATGGAACAGGTCTCCTTCATAGATAGTTCTGGAAAAAGCCCTGTAACACCAGAGACCCCCAGCTCTGAGGAGGTCAGCTACGACCTTACATCCAGGACGCCTGACGGCTTTATGGGGTTCGTGCCAGGCAAACCCAGTCCCATTATGGAGGTATGTGAGGAgtctgaggaagatgaagataaaGTTGTTTTATCTTTTAGAGAGAAAACACCAGAACCTGTTGTACCTCCCACCCAAGCAGAcctggctaatgctaacagggaAGAACCAAAAACGATTGATAACCAGCCAAATATCAACCAACTAGAAAAAAACCCCGATGGCAGTTACGATGAAGGGCTAGACCAGGTGCAGCGAGAAGTCTCGAAGGATAAAGGCATCGCTTATATTGAAttccccccgcctcctcctttGGACTCGTCAGAAATTTCCGATGCAGAAAGGAAAGGTTCCTGTGGCTCTTCAGAGACCGAGAcggagatgatggaggtgaaTTTACAGGAGGAACACGACAAGCATCTTCTGACTGAGCCAATCATACGTATCCAGCCCCCCACCCCGGTGCTTCCCAGTGCAGATGAAAGTCAGTCCAATGAGGACGAGTCCGATCGGGATGATGACGAGTCAATATTTCAACCCATTCCCAGTAAGAAATTTTTTTCCAAAGCTCccggagaggatgagggagaaaagaagatggagaaagaaaagacggCTAAGATCAAAAAACCTGATAAAAATGGGAACAACAATGGTGATGGTACCAATGGTTCCAACGGTGAAGCGGAGGACTATGAATGTGAACAAAATGGAAACGATCAATCGATCACAGACTGTTCAATCGCCACAACAGCCGAATTTTCTCACGACACAGATGCAACAGAGATAGACTCACTGGATGGATATGAACTCCAGGACGAGGACGATGGACTGTGTGAGGAAGCAGATTTACAACTGTTTGGGCTTCCCAACAGCCGCAGAGATGTGTGGGCGACGGACACGTTCAGGTCAGCGGACCATTCATTCCCGCCCACCAAACTGGAAGTGATTGAAGAAGAGAAAAGCCCAGAAGAATGCCAAACGGACCCTTTCAATAACGAGGTCCCATCAAACGGTGAAAAGGCTGATGGTGTCAGTCCTggtgaggttaaaggtcaggacCAAAAACCCTCAGGTAAGGAGGGATTTTCAGACACTTACTTCAGTTACAAGTTAGGAGAGGATTTTAATTCTCCATTTAAGACTGTTGCCACCAAAGGACTGGACTTTGACCCGTGGCCCAgtaaaggtggagaagaagtcGTTCACGTTGGAGGGCCGCAGGGAGGCGAAGGTGAGCCTAAGCCTTTTGGACTGGCGGTGGATGACCAGTCCCAGGCCACAACGCCGGACACTACCCCGGCCCGAACTCCAACAGACGATAGCACGCCAACAAGCGAGCCGAACCCATTCCCCTTCCATGAAGGGAAGATGTTTGAGATGACGCGCAGTGGTGCGATTGACATGAGCAAGAGGGACATGGTGGAGGAGAGACTCCAGTTTTTTCAGATTG gccctcAGAGTCCCTGTGAGAGAACCGACCTCCGCATGGCGATAGTAGCTGATCATCTGGGACTCAGCTGGACCG AGCTGGCCCGGGAGCTGGATTTCTCTGTGGAAGAGATCAACTTCATCAGAGTGGAGAATCCTAACTCCCTAACAGCTCAGAGCTTCATGCTTTTAAAGAAATGGGTGCACAGGGACGGTAAAAACGCCACAA cggaTGCTCTAACCGCGGTGCTGACTAAGATCAATCGGTTGGACATTGTGACTTTGCTGGAAGGGCCCATATTTGACTACGGTAACATTTCAGGCACTCGCTGCTTTGCCGATGATAACGCAGTTTTCCCGGATCAGTCCGATG GATACCAAAACCTAGATCTGGAGCTGAAAACCCCCACTGACCTGAAGTACGAGCCCCCCACCCCGCTGCGCTCAGACGACTTCTTTAGCGACGGCGACAATAGCACAGACGCCCGTAGCCAGACTGCGCTTACTAGACCTAGTGACCTCTCCATCACCCAGACCTCCAAAGAGCTCCTCGGTGTTGCCTCTGGAGCCCCCATCATCCAGGCTGAAGACACGGCTTTGGGCGGCGAAGCGCGGGAAGAAGCGGCCAGGCTGGCGGCCTGCGAGAGGCCGGATAATGACAGAAGGGCAGCGGAGAAATTCCGGAAGGGAGCAGACGAGCGTGCTGAGGGCGTCGAGGAGGGTGGTGCCTCAGGCAGCCGTCATGGA